The genomic stretch GCAAAGCCTTTGTGCTGGAATTTTGGGACATGATTCTAAATTTCTTCTAAAAAGGTTAGGGGTTAGGGGTCAGGAGAGAGTAATCTTCATCCAGAGGTGACGGTAATGGGAGCCATAAGGGACTGACTGAAAAAGAGGGAGTTACAATCCCATTCGTCATGCCCGTGAGTTTGAACTCTGCGGTTCGTTTGGGGTCTGGGGTTTGACAACCTGTGACCTTACTCACCAATTACATTTGTTCAAGTCACCTATTTGTAGATAGTAGATTACTTCTATGCCAACCCCATATCACATTTATGCATGATAATCATCACGTTTTTATAGTATTAGATTCCTAGCAATTCCTCAAAAAATCTATTACTATTCAAAATTGAATTTCAAAATCAACTGTTGGTAAAACTTAATACTTTCAACATTAATCATGGTCATGACAATATTAGGGGATAAAAAAGAAATTAACCCGAAGAAATCTTGCTTGAAATCACGTTATAAAGCTTTAAATGCGGGAACAGAAGACAAGTTTGAAGCATGGATTATGACAATAGAAGACCGTTGGACAGATGAAATTTTAGATTGTTTAAAAGGTAATTTTCCTGATTGGCGTGGGGAATAATTTACCTTGATTATATCAAAATTGCTCCTTTTCAATCTCAGGTGGCATGAATTAATCACGGATAAAATTATTTTATAAGGACATAAAACAATCAGAAAATAAATCAACCATTGGGCGGATTTATGGGTGTGAAATTGTTGTTTCAGAAGGCTACAGCTACATGATTAATGATTTATCAAATTAGCGACGATTCTAGCTAAGTAGGTGGAAAAATTAAAATATAAGGTGGGCATTCCCTACCGTCAATCCTGTAATCCTCTCGGACAGAAAATTCTAGGGAATACCTACCTGACAAATTGGTGATATTTATTGATATCCGGCTACTGACTGGCGTCTGTCGGACTAACGTCGATTGATGAGATTTCCAAGTTTTTTCCCACACTGAGAATACTACCGTGCGGACATTCATGCCAGTTGCCGACGAATATAGGTTCGGAGGCAATCATGACTGAATCGGGAAAAGTTGGGTCATCTCTGAGCCAGTACAGTGAGGGAGCCGTAGTACCGTAAGCATAGCGACTAGCAACGAGTTGATGCCCATCACTAATAATTAGGTTGGCAGAAAAGCTGACTTGATAGGCTTTTGCTAATTCGGTTAGGGTGATTAAGGTAGTGTGTAATGCCTCGGCAATTGTGCTATTTGGGGATACCTCCAGCTCATTGATTAAAAGAGCGAAGATGTGTTCGGAATCAGTGGTGCCATTAATCGACTGGTACATGCGATCGCCAAGTTTTTCACGTATCGGTCGATACAAAGATTCGCGGAAATTGCTGATCAATCCATTGTGGATTAATAACAGGCGACCGTCGCGAAACGGCTGACAGTTGCTCATATCCAGCGCTTGGCCGGCTGTCGCACTGCGGACATAGGCCAACACACACCCCGACTCAACATAGCGGCTCAATTCGGGTAGATTAGTCTCATTCCAAATCGGCAGGGTGTTTTTGTAAGTAAAGGGGTCAACATTCCGTTGCGGATGATACCAGCCGATTCCTAAGCCATCAGCATTGACTACGCCAGATGTCATCTCACGAGGCTGATAACTCTGGACAATTAACGAATGTTCGGGTTTATACAATAAGTGGTCAAGTTGGATGGCAGGGCCAAGGTAGCCAAGTAATCGGCACATTTTGAACTATTTCCTGTTACATGACTAGTTGTCTATATCCTGATTGTGACTGATTCAAGTTTTTAGGTGTTGCTCAGGGGTTCGGTTTTCACCATAGGCGTTGTGTGTATATCTAGTAGGACTTACGCACAATAATGAAAAAACACTATTTCTCTTCTCTACGAAGATGTTGACTTTTCAAGAGAAACAAAAAGCGAACAATAAACAGTTGCATTATCCGCCTGGGGTTTAAACTCCAGTGTCATAGCTAAAGTCTTCTCGCAGAAGACTGAGTAAGAATTGCAGTCCATTGAAATGGACTTGGGCTATGAGCCTTGAACTTGAGTTCAAGGCGGACTTTCGGGCTTACTGAGAATAAAGCTACTGATTCACCACCATCAATTGAGAAGAAGCCGATCGCCCAAACTCTTCTGGGGCATATTGTAACTGAACCTCCGCACCAGGCCAGAGGAATGTACCTGGAGTAACGGAACGCACGAGATAGTGAAACTTATACACTCCCGCTTCTAAATGATCGGCATAAGCCACCACGCGATCGCGATAAATCGTCTGATAATTAATTTGCCAGCTATCTTGTTGTACCTGAAAGTAAGGCGTAGCGGTTTGGAAACTCGTATCGACTGCCTCAAACCCGGCGGGAAGTGGGTCTTTTATCACCACATGATCCACTGGGCGATCGCTAATAATTTCCAATGCAATATCAAACACCTGTCCAGCTTTGACAGCCAACGGCTCATCAGCCGCATAAAGTCCGATCTTTCGCAGTACTTTGTCCTGATTAGCCGCATGAACTTCTCGTGTCACCCGTAGTCCATTAAACCGTCCTGGTTGATTGCCCTTGAGGCGATAACGATAGGCAACTAAATAGTGCAGTGTACCTTGACCAGATTTCTTCAAATTTAAATCATGTCGTCCATGCGCTAACTGTGCCATTGGCACTTTGAGTTCAAGGCTAGGTTTCTGGTAACCCTCAAACTTGGCAGATTGCAAGTTCTTACCCGCAAGTTGAACGGTAGCGGCAAAGTTCGGCGGTGTGGGTTGAAGCTGGCTATACTCCACCAAAGCGGTAAGGGCTTCGGCATTATCATAACTAGTTTGCCAGGTTCCTTGTCGCCGTAGTGCCAAGAGTCCTTGCAATAAGCGGTCTAACACTTCCGGCTGAGCTTTTTGAGCCATAAACAAACGCAAAGCTTGTGCTTGAGCCGTCGTCGCTGAACTAATCCAACTCCAACCTTTGGGTAAGTTGACTGTAGCCGTTCGTCCGGTTTCATAAACCGTTTTCTGCAACTGATTAAACAGAGTTTGTGACTCTTTTTGCCACTCTGGAAACTGGGAAAGATAACGAGCCAGTTTAATCTGAGCAACCTGATCTAATTGACTGTGCTGGGCATAGATATCTGCCAAAAATTCATTGCGTTTTTCTCCCAGTTCTGCTAGCGCAATTAAAGCTTCCAGTCGCACTTGATTTTTGCACAATTGTTCTCGGCAAAAATCGTATTGAGCAGGGTTGGCGAGGATTTTCTTCAAATAGGAACTCGCACGAGATATCATTTGGGAGCCTGCTTGTAAGGGCGCAAGGCCTTGCGCCCCTACAAAAGCCTTGGATGCCATCATGATGGAGCGAGCAGCATAAGGAGTCACAAAGGGGTCAGAGCTTTTTTGTCCGGGGAAAGCGGCAAATCCTCCATCGGGTTGTTGCAGTTTTTGCAACTGCTCAAGGGCTTGGGTAGCCTGTTGAGTCGGATTAAATTCGGTAAAGGTTTGAGTGTATTTTTGAGAGAGAGTTTGTAGAGAAGCTGCGATCGCTAATTGACTCGCTGCTGGTTCCAAGAAGGGTAACTGATTCTCTTGCAAAACTTGCCGCGCTGGGGCGGTAATTTCTGGAATCAACGTACTAGCAAGGGAGACTTCTAAACCCCCCGCATCCGGTACAACTTTTTTATCCACATTCACGGGAATCTTCACCTGTTCTCCCCCCCAGGTTAAGGGAGGTTTGGGGGGGATTGTTCCCGTTTCCACTACCTGTTCAGTAACCTCTAGTGGCTTCACTTCCACAGGAACTGCAAACGCATCCGATGTCCCATTCAATTGGCTGACAAACTGTACTTTCCCCTCACCCGTAGTACTGGCTACGATGGGGAAACGGTAAGCTTGAGTCCCTGATTCTACCTGAGTTTGGAGCCTACCGGATTTATTGTCGGCAATCTGAAGTGCGCCACTGACAGCCCCATTAATGGCAAGATTGCCCTTTTGTCCGGTGTTGTTTGTGACGGATAAACCCGCTTCCATGCGATCGCCGGGACGGGCAAACTGCGGTAATACTGGATTAGATACCAGGGGTTTCGTTGTCATAAATGTCGCCTCCCCATTCCCGAAGCGGAGATTCCCATCCGTTGCCACCGCCATCACCCGCCAAGTCGTCAAATCATCGGGCAACTTAAAGGTAACTTGAGCTTTACCACTCGAATCGGTCAGAACCGAGCCATTATAGTAAGCTAAGGCTTTAAAATCGGTACGAACGCGAGTACCCGCTGCCCCAGCGGATAGCCCTCCACCATATCCCCAGCCTTTTTCCTGCGCCGAACTTAGGGGTTGTACGACGACATCGGGACGGTTATCGGCAAAGCGAGTCGAGATGGGTTGTTCTGCATACACTGTTTTTACCAAATCCGGGGGACGGTAGCCTGTTAGTTGCAACACCGCCTCATTAACCGCCATGACGGTAAACTGTCCTTGGACGGGTTGATTTTGAGTATCCTTAAGTTCGAGTTGAACGGTTTGTTCAGTACCAGGTTGCAGCGAACCTTGCATTGGAGTAATTTTGGCTTTTAAATACTTGCCTTCCAAGTTAGTTTTGAAAGGTGCAAAGCCAATTCCTACCAGATTATTCAAACTCCCCGGTTCAACTTGCTCCAAAGGCGCACCTTGGCGAACAAGAACCGCTTCCACGGCAGCATTAGGTAGCATTTCGGGAGTGACTTGGAACTGAATTTCCGGTGCGCCGCCCTTAACTTTCGTGATGGTTTGATAGATGGTATTGTGGCGAACGACGGCAAAGTATAACTCGCCTTCTGGATAGGGGGATTGGATTAAAGCTGTAGCCGTTTCGCCCGGTTGATAAGTTTCTTTATCGAGTTTGATTTCGATGCGATTATTGGTATAGCGATCGCCCCAGCTTACAGGATTAGCCCCCGTTGCCCAAATCTGCAAATCCGTTGCTGTAACGGCATCTTTAGTATTAGCCAAATTGGCGCGAATGCGATAGGAACCCGACTCACGAGGAGTGAGGGAAACCGATTGGGGACGATTACCAGAACGAATTTTCGCCTCTCCTACCGTCTTATATTCCACCTGATTTTGAGGCGTTTGACTCCCTTCAATTACCTGCGTCACACTGCTGTATTTGATTTGTTGCAGTTCAACGCGGACATCTTGCCCTTCCAGTATTTTACCTGTGGGGTCGGTGACAATGACTTGAATAGGAAAAGGTTTATCAGCTTCCGCTACAAAATTACT from Microcoleus sp. AS-A8 encodes the following:
- a CDS encoding alpha-2-macroglobulin family protein; translated protein: MHTIGRFIRTWMPFLLVLTLILGIAGCDIAKITSRVEPLPTVTPLPTPQLPDWIEQISPTGAAEPLAQIRIRFKNPLIPIESLDSPQQQNLLNKFEILPPLKGQFRFLTPRMVGFQADEALPKATRVKVTLKAGLADLNKHRLEKDVAWTFNTQGIQLTNLPGKTATPDSQAEPFDVKPTLKVTSNTELDLDSLKEHVTLIPQGQKKKENLSLKVALEEDKTPSTSDQQREQSNPNQPQEKFDPSQRNWVYTLTPRRSLEKATNYRLEFSPGLRPARGNLPTETPFVSQLTTYAPLTFNKIELNNEERFVKGSAQLKFNNGLIADSVIKNITVKPTPKKTLPLVRAYDNADIVSLNPWVLEPTTTYTITLGANIKDKFGQTLGKPVTVKYETGDMLGDIWAPSNLNIFPSGKNLQLNLSTVNLPESKYKAAYRVLTPTDLIYTDSAYPKGNSNDLLPSPDKWSSFQVSGKKNQSTEVTVPLREKLGGDTGMLAYGIQARTNSYQENGQKKWREPTYYGLVELTNLGVFAQWFPESGLVRVNHLSNGSAVAAATVEVYESQLEAKSPSQAVPCATGKTDPTGTLLLNSKDLQKCIKGGGQSFLEAPKLLVIAREGKDWAFTRTNEYSGVYDYDINGGWQSRKPESRGTFFSDRQLYQPGETAWLTGTAYYLQNGAIKQDKNANYKVTLVSPQGKKTDLGTQTTNEFGTFSLELPIKPNQPLGYYSIRAKGDGGAEISGEFRVAEFKPPNFKVALNVDKEFALINQKVEAKAQSNYLFGSAVEGGKAKYYITRKQTAFIPKGWENFSFGRQWFWPEESPAVPTDVLQTNQELDQQGQSGQTVTVAKDLPYPMTYRIDVQVSDVSNLSVSDSKEFTALPSDKLIGLQSNFVAEADKPFPIQVIVTDPTGKILEGQDVRVELQQIKYSSVTQVIEGSQTPQNQVEYKTVGEAKIRSGNRPQSVSLTPRESGSYRIRANLANTKDAVTATDLQIWATGANPVSWGDRYTNNRIEIKLDKETYQPGETATALIQSPYPEGELYFAVVRHNTIYQTITKVKGGAPEIQFQVTPEMLPNAAVEAVLVRQGAPLEQVEPGSLNNLVGIGFAPFKTNLEGKYLKAKITPMQGSLQPGTEQTVQLELKDTQNQPVQGQFTVMAVNEAVLQLTGYRPPDLVKTVYAEQPISTRFADNRPDVVVQPLSSAQEKGWGYGGGLSAGAAGTRVRTDFKALAYYNGSVLTDSSGKAQVTFKLPDDLTTWRVMAVATDGNLRFGNGEATFMTTKPLVSNPVLPQFARPGDRMEAGLSVTNNTGQKGNLAINGAVSGALQIADNKSGRLQTQVESGTQAYRFPIVASTTGEGKVQFVSQLNGTSDAFAVPVEVKPLEVTEQVVETGTIPPKPPLTWGGEQVKIPVNVDKKVVPDAGGLEVSLASTLIPEITAPARQVLQENQLPFLEPAASQLAIAASLQTLSQKYTQTFTEFNPTQQATQALEQLQKLQQPDGGFAAFPGQKSSDPFVTPYAARSIMMASKAFVGAQGLAPLQAGSQMISRASSYLKKILANPAQYDFCREQLCKNQVRLEALIALAELGEKRNEFLADIYAQHSQLDQVAQIKLARYLSQFPEWQKESQTLFNQLQKTVYETGRTATVNLPKGWSWISSATTAQAQALRLFMAQKAQPEVLDRLLQGLLALRRQGTWQTSYDNAEALTALVEYSQLQPTPPNFAATVQLAGKNLQSAKFEGYQKPSLELKVPMAQLAHGRHDLNLKKSGQGTLHYLVAYRYRLKGNQPGRFNGLRVTREVHAANQDKVLRKIGLYAADEPLAVKAGQVFDIALEIISDRPVDHVVIKDPLPAGFEAVDTSFQTATPYFQVQQDSWQINYQTIYRDRVVAYADHLEAGVYKFHYLVRSVTPGTFLWPGAEVQLQYAPEEFGRSASSQLMVVNQ
- the egtC gene encoding ergothioneine biosynthesis protein EgtC, whose translation is MCRLLGYLGPAIQLDHLLYKPEHSLIVQSYQPREMTSGVVNADGLGIGWYHPQRNVDPFTYKNTLPIWNETNLPELSRYVESGCVLAYVRSATAGQALDMSNCQPFRDGRLLLIHNGLISNFRESLYRPIREKLGDRMYQSINGTTDSEHIFALLINELEVSPNSTIAEALHTTLITLTELAKAYQVSFSANLIISDGHQLVASRYAYGTTAPSLYWLRDDPTFPDSVMIASEPIFVGNWHECPHGSILSVGKNLEISSIDVSPTDASQ